In Aegilops tauschii subsp. strangulata cultivar AL8/78 chromosome 3, Aet v6.0, whole genome shotgun sequence, one genomic interval encodes:
- the LOC109739084 gene encoding COBRA-like protein 5, protein TRPPSAIGLLPGMPYNQQIANCCRGGGVSAYGQDPAGSLSAFQVSVGLAGTTNKTVKLPKNFTLMGPGLGYTYGPATVVPSTVYWSADHRRKTQALMTWTVTCTYSEQLVSRYSTCCVSFSSFYNSTIVPCARCACGCTPHKSTSGRGGKSHSDGCIAGDSKRALTPGVNRPKKDGAQLLQCTNHMWPIHAHWHVKLNYKDYWHAKIAVTNFNYRMNYTQWTLVARHPNLNNVTKVFSFQYKPLLPYGNINDTAMFYGLKICNNLLMEAGPFGNVQSELLIRKDDATFTLSQGWAFPRKIYFNGDECKMPPPDSYPYLPNSAPLRSSIITVSSTCLMLLLLLLAS, encoded by the coding sequence ACACGCCCTCCGTCCGCCATCGGCCTCCTCCCCGGCATGCCCTACAACCAGCAGATCGCCAACTGTTGTCGCGGCGGCGGCGTCTCTGCCTACGGCCAGGACCCCGCCGGCTCGCTCTCCGCGTTCCAGGTCTCCGTGGGGCTCGCGGGCACCACCAACAAGACGGTTAAGCTGCCCAAGAACTTCACGCTCATGGGCCCAGGGCTAGGCTACACCTACGGCCCGGCCACCGTCGTCCCCTCCACCGTGTACTGGAGCGCCGACCACCGCCGCAAGACTCAGGCGCTGATGACGTGGACGGTGACGTGCACCTACTCGGAGCAGCTGGTGTCAAGGTACTCGACCTGCTGcgtctccttctcctccttctacAACAGCACCATCGTGCCGTGCGCCCGGTGCGCGTGCGGGTGCACCCCCCATAAAAGCACCAGCGGGCGCGGCGGCAAGAGCCACAGCGATGGGTGCATCGCTGGCGACTCCAAGCGCGCGTTGACCCCCGGCGTGAACAGGCCCAAGAAGGACGGCGCACAACTGCTGCAGTGCACCAACCACATGTGGCCCATCCACGCGCACTGGCACGTCAAGCTCAACTATAAGGACTACTGGCACGCCAAGATCGCCGTCACCAACTTCAACTACCGCATGAACTACACACAGTGGACGCTCGTCGCGCGACACCCCAACCTCAACAACGTCACCAAGGTCTTCAGCTTCCAGTACAAGCCCCTCCTGCCCTACGGCAACATCAACGACACCGCCATGTTCTACGGCCTCAAGATCTGCAACAACCTGCTCATGGAGGCCGGCCCCTTCGGCAACGTGCAGTCGGAGTTGCTCATCCGAAAGGACGATGCCACCTTCACCCTAAGCCAAGGGTGGGCATTCCCGCGCAAGATCTACTTCAACGGCGATGAGTGCAAGATGCCGCCGCCGGACTCCTACCCTTACCTGCCCAACTCCGCTCCGCTGCGTTCTtccatcatcaccgtttcctcgacGTGCTTGATGTTGTTGCTGTTGCTACTGGCATCATGA
- the LOC109739083 gene encoding flavonoid O-methyltransferase-like protein Os11g0303600 codes for MADKSSPMMTIPTDAELIQAQADLWRHCLSYLTPMALRCAIQLGIPTAIHRLGGAASLPDLVTALSLPPSKAPFLSRLLQLLSTTGVLASNEARIYSLVPLSYLLVDGILVDGDASQAALVLCLTSRYHMEAAMGLADWFKKDIAQPVPSPFEDVHGATLFEESMTVLDPESDKLFNEALAAHDHMGIGTILRECHGLFNGLQSLTDCCGGDGTTARAIVKAFPHIKCNVLDLPRVINKAPSDGLVNYIAGDMFHSIPPAQVVMLKLVLHFWSDEDCINILTQCKKAIPSREVGGKVIIMDIVVDSSSGPLFETQMLMDMVMMVCTRGRQRDENDWSAIFMKAGFSDYKIVKKLGARGVIEVYP; via the exons ATGGCTGACAAGTCTTCCCCGATGATGACAATCCCCACCGACGCTGAGCTAATCCAGGCGCAAGCTGACCTTTGGCGCCACTGCCTCAGCTACCTCACACCAATGGCGCTCAGGTGCGCCATCCAGCTCGGCATCCCTACCGCGATCCACCGCCTCGGCGGTGCCGCGTCGTTGCCTGACCTAGTCACCGCGCTGTCCCTCCCACCATCAAAGGCGCCGTTCCTCAGCCGTCTCTTGCAGCTGCTGTCCACGACGGGGGTGCTGGCATCAAACGAGGCTAGGATCTACAGCCTCGTCCCGCTGTCCTACCTTCTCGTGGATGGTATACTCGTTGATGGAGATGCTAGCCAGGCAGCTCTTGTGCTCTGCTTGACCTCGCGGTATCACATGGAGGCGGCTATGGGGTTGGCCGACTGGTTCAAAAAGGATATCGCTCAACCCGTGCCATCGCCGTTCGAGGACGTGCATGGCGCGACACTCTTCGAGGAGAGTATGACCGTCCTCGACCCTGAGAGTGACAAGTTATTCAATGAAGCTTTAGCTGCCCATGACCATATGGGAATCGGCACAATATTGCGGGAATGCCATGGCTTATTCAATGGCTTGCAGTCGCTCACCGACTGTTGTGGTGGTGATGGAACGACAGCTAGGGCCATTGTTAAGGCCTTCCCTCACATAAAGTGCAACGTGTTGGACCTTCCAAGGGTGATCAATAAAGCTCCAAGCGATGGCCTCGTTAACTATATCGCTGGTGACATGTTCCATTCCATCCCACCTGCTCAAGTTGTAATGCTCAAG CTTGTTCTACACTTCTGGAGCGACGAGGATTGCATCAATATCCTAACTCAATGCAAGAAGGCCATTCCTTCTCGAGAAGTGGGAGGAAAAGTTATTATCATGGACATTGTGGTTGACTCTTCTTCAGGACCGTTATTCGAAACCCAAATGCTGATGGATATGGTAATGATGGTATGTACCAGGGGACGACAACGTGATGAAAATGACTGGAGTGCCATCTTTATGAAGGCAGGGTTTAGTGACTACAAAATTGTCAAGAAGCTTGGAGCTCGAGGTGTCATCGAGGTCTATCCATAA